The Fusobacterium sp. DD2 sequence CTATAGGTGGTGAGTAGTTCACTCACTGGATTCTAAAATAGAGGAGTATGCAAGGGGACTGGGACTTATGGATATAGGTCTTGAAAAAGATGTATCTGAACTATCTGGTGGTCAGAGAGCCAAGATACTACTTGCTAAAGTATTACTTGAAAATCCAATGATACTTATACTTGACGAGCCTACAAACTTTCTGGATGAGGAGCATATAGTATGGCTTACTAATTTTCTGCAAAACTATGAAAATGCTTTTATTCTGGTATCTCATGATATTCCATTTTTAAACTCAGTGGTAAATGTGATATACCATATTGATAATGCACAGCTTACAAGATATACTGGAGATTATTACCAGTTTAAGGAGATGTATGAGCTGAAACGTAGACAGCTTGAGCTTGCATATAAAAAGCAGCAGAAAGAGATAGAGCACCTGAAGGAGTTTATAGCTAAAAATAAAGCTAAAGTAGCTACTTCAAACCTTGCTAAAGATAGACAGAAAAAACTGGATAGAATGGATATAATTGAGATAGCTAAGGAAAAACCAAAACCAATATTTGGATTTAGTGAAGCTAGAACTCCAAGTAGAGAGGTAATAACTGTAAAAGACCTGGTAATTGGTTATGACCATGCCCTTACAAAACCACTTAATTTTACAGTGGAAAGAAACCAGAAAATTGCTATAAAAGGGGTAAATGGACTTGGAAAGACAACTCTTTTAAAAACGCTTCTAGGGAAGTTAAAACCTTTATCTGGAGAGGTTGAACATGGACAGTTTGTAGAAACTGGATATTTTGAACAGGAGGAAAAAGCTGGAAATACAACAACAGCTTTAGATGAGATCTGGAATATGTACCCATCTATGACAAATGCTGAGGTAAGAGGAGCTTTAGCCAAATGCGGACTTACAACAGACCATATTACAAGTCAGATGCAGGTACTCTCTGGAGGGGAAAATGCAAAGGTAAGACTTTGTAAACTTATGCTTAGAGATATAAATCTTCTGGTACTTGATGAGCCTACTAACCACCTTGATATTGATGCTAAAGAGGAGTTAAAAAGAGCACTGATAGATTTTAAGGGAACAGTTATACTAGTAAGCCACGAACCTGAATTCTATATGGATATTGCAACTGAAGTATGGAGTGTAGAAGATTGGACTACTAAGATTGTGTAACTAAGTGAAAAATAATTTCTATATCTTGAATTAGAGATATAAATCTGCTAATATTTTAATATAGACCTTTGGTATTGATTAATTTTGATTATAATAAGGGAAAGGGGAGATTTAGATGTCAGCTATGAATGAACCATATAACGCATCAGGATTTTTACAGGACCTATTTGATACAATGACAAATCAGGCTTATCTTGTAAATGTTGCAGCTGGCTGGATACATTTTTTACTTAAGGTAATAGCATGTCTTATACTATACTACGTTGGAATAAAGATATTAAAGAGGATGTTGCCACTTTTAAATACAGTGACTAATAAAAAGAGTATAAATAGTTCTTTAGGAAGCTTTCTAAAATCAATGATAAATATTGCAGCAAGAGGTTTTCTAATAATGGTATGCCTTTTGATATTGGGAGTTAAAGAGAGCAGTTTAATTGCATTTTTTGGTACTTTAGGAATTGGTGTAGGTTTGGCACTTAAAGATAATCTGTCAAATCTGGCAGCTGGAATAATAATAGTAAGTTTTAATATCTACAAAGTGGGAGATGAGGTAAGAATTGCTGATGAGATGGGGTATATCCACTCAA is a genomic window containing:
- a CDS encoding mechanosensitive ion channel domain-containing protein, which produces MSAMNEPYNASGFLQDLFDTMTNQAYLVNVAAGWIHFLLKVIACLILYYVGIKILKRMLPLLNTVTNKKSINSSLGSFLKSMINIAARGFLIMVCLLILGVKESSLIAFFGTLGIGVGLALKDNLSNLAAGIIIVSFNIYKVGDEVRIADEMGYIHSIDIFFTAIKTHNEDIVLVPNGMIVSNKVINYNMTPYRRLKLIIGVDYNCDLKVARETLENILKRNPLVMKTPSPYTHVDEYADSSINIALKGWVANEHYWTVYKQTLNEIKDEMDRVGVNIPFPQMDLHLDKEVVDNLKK